In Aegilops tauschii subsp. strangulata cultivar AL8/78 chromosome 3, Aet v6.0, whole genome shotgun sequence, one genomic interval encodes:
- the LOC109779804 gene encoding uncharacterized protein: MEKSANRLFAMLKTAEAGMQRNETVLMVNKTTSFKKKGKPKKKKTIEAGKTEFQKKNKGGASKETECFYRKQKGHRKRNCEKYLADKKNGSSGKGITESSQGEKK; encoded by the exons ATGGAGAAAAGTGCAAACAGGTTGTTTGCTATGCTCAAAACTGCGGAAGCTGGAATGCAGAGGAACGAGACAGTATTGATGGTCAACAaaaccaccagtttcaagaagaagggcaagcccaagaagaagaaaactaTTGAAGCCGGTAAGACCGAGTTTCAAAAGAAGAACAAGGGCGGAGCCTCTAAAGAGACTGAATGTTTCTACCGCAAGCAGAAGGGACACAGGAAGCGCAACTGTGagaagtatttggcagataagaagaaCGGTTCTTCCGGTAAAG GGATTACAGAAAGCTCACAAGGAGAGAAGAAATGA
- the LOC123493420 gene encoding uncharacterized protein translates to MSQAPDAEPDERTGFTCGTLLTCFCLPGFSKKKPEETGESQQEHPAAPEQDRRTEQEPPQVLLSRAASLEKLECSSLYSGSNIVFDFLVEAGEGDDRGARAVHGYCPSPCFDLPVELIRAGERCGAVASDAPVTSAFVFDGHRDGATLKRMASCLASSVPTGGEGRPTHLVRFLSASGCALPVRPPVTSFGGPAKGGGG, encoded by the coding sequence ATGTCCCAAGCGCCGGACGCCGAGCCCGACGAGCGCACCGGCTTCACCTGCGGCACGCTGCTCACGTGCTTCTGCCTCCCAGGATTCTCCAAGAAGAAGCCGGAGGAAACCGGCGAGAGCCAGCAGGAGCATCCAGCGGCGCCGGAACAAGACCGGCGCACGGAGCAGGAACCCCCGCAGGTGCTGCTAAGCCGCGCGGCGTCCCTGGAGAAGCTCGAGTGCTCCTCGCTCTACTCCGGCAGCAACATCGTCTTCGACTTCCTGGTGGAGGCGGGGGAAGGGGACGACCGTGGCGCCCGGGCGGTCCATGGATACTGCCCGTCGCCGTGCTTCGACCTGCCGGTGGAGCTGATACGGGCCGGCGAGCGATGCGGGGCCGTCGCCAGCGACGCGCCGGTCACGTCCGCCTTCGTGTTCGACGGCCACCGAGATGGCGCAACTCTGAAGAGGATGGCGTCGTGCCTGGCGTCCAGCGTGCCgacgggcggcgaggggcggccaACGCATCTCGTGAGGTTCCTGTCCGCGTCGGGTTGTGCCTTGCCGGTGCGGCCTCCCGTGACGTCTTTCGGTGGCCCGGCAAAGGGGGGCGGCGGTTGA